The genomic segment tcaccccccccccctggaaagtTCGCCCCTCCTACCAAAACACCCTGGCGCCTCCCCTGGCTATATGGCATGTTATTGCTTCTACATCCGAACTATTGGAAAAATGCAGGCACCCTACACTTTGGAATTCTCTTTTTGGTGACAAGCTAATGAGTCAAGTATAAAACACCTATTGAAAATATCAGGTCATTTAATTATTAACGATAATTAGGGCAAACAAACAATCATTATAGATGATGGAAATGAGAGAAGTGTTTTGAAATATACACAGAATAATTATATCACATACAGGTGCATTTCTACTCTAGTTTACATACAATTTAACTGCCTTAATAAGTTCACCACCCAGATCAGGCCTTAAccaactggggggggggggtgggggtctatttgatgaccccctccccctcaacgATTCACACAATATCTCCATAATGCATAGTGGTCTTGGCACAAgctttcatgaattttttttaaacaagtatCGCACAACTTTCAACAGTGTCAACACCAAATTTATCGTGACTGCACATACAGATTTAAGGCCACGATCCTTTGAAAACTTTTCATCAAGTCAAAAAATGactaaaaaacatgattttgggtacaaattcaatgcaatatttctatgtttcaataaatcaatataaaaattcacttttaaaattcaaatggcTGAAATGACTTAATTTTAGCATAATCatacttcaattcaattatgCTTGCAGAGATCACTGCGCATTGTGGAGTAATCACGTGAATCGTTGAGGGAGGGGGCCAAATTGACCCGCCCCCATTGGAATAGGGTTAAACAGTCTACAAGTTGACATTTACTAAGTCAGGTTTGAACAGTCTACAGTTTGACATTTACTttgtcaattaaaaaacaaaagcagtttaaaaaaattttgacatcacTCAACATAGGAACTTCTTTAGAGCAAAAGTTCATTGGAAGAAATTGTATTTATTCGAATATACTTgaacattttgatataaattgttctacaaaataatattttgaacagatCCCCggtggtttggtttggttttggtTGCTTTTTTACCTCCCAACTATAATTGTATGTGTGTTAACTCATTTctatttgttgtttgttttgttatttttatgttgttttaacTTACATGCCTGACtgcattttatatcaacaaTGTTTACAAGATATTGATTTATCGAGGATCAATGAATTGTTGTCTCCAATTGATGGTAGTGATTCTTTTAATGGCcccaatcaaaattattatttgccAAATGAATTCAACACATGTCTAAAAGATTGTGAgtcttttattaatttcaaaaaTAGATTTTCATGTTTGCATATAAATAGCAGAagtttaaagaaaaacattgatGGTTTAACATCgtttttaaattgcattgattTAGACTTTTGTGCTATTGGTATCACCGAAACTTGGCTTAAACAAAATGATTCTGATTATAAAATTGACGGTTATTCATTTATAGGTCTTTCCCGCACAGGACGTAGAGGGGGTGGTGTGGGAGCTTTTATTCGAAATGATTTTAACTTTGTACAtagaaatgaatataatattttttctgaatctattgaatgtatttgtatagaaaTAAAGTCTTgcccaaaaaatattttattcaatgttaTTTATAGACCTCCAAATTCATCATTTCCTAATTTCATCGAATCCTTGAATATTCTTTTAGGAAAtgtaaatagtgaaaataaattattatattttattggaGATTTTAATCTTAATTTGTATAATGCCGATTCTTGCTCAAATGTTAGTGATTTTTTGGATGCTTTTATGACTAAGTCTGTTTATCCCACTATTCATTATCCAACCAGAGTTACGGATCAATCTGTAACGTTGATTGATAATATCTTCACTAATGATTTAAATGATGTGTCATGTGGAATTTTCCTTGTTGATGTTAGCGACCATTTCCCCATATTTTGTATACACTCAAAGGTTATTATacctaataaaaaaatcaaattaactaaACGTGTCGTTAATGATCATAATATTCTTGATTTCACAAATAAATTGGAGAATGTCGTCTGGCACACAGTTGATGAGGATCCAAATACtagttataataattttttgcaTCAATTTATGCAAGTCTATAATGAATGTTTTCCAAAGGtcgaaatgaaaaacaaatctaGGAAAGATAAGCCATGGTTTAATCTAGACTTGCGCAAAATGTGTCATAAAAAGTTtctattatataaaaaatatattagaaatCCAACGGAGTATAGAGAACGAACGTATAAATCATTCCGTAATAAAGTTAATAGTGAAATAAAACGTGTTAAAAGGGagtattttgaaaatcaattttttgaagtAAAGGCGAATTTAAAAAGAACTTGGAAAATTATTAACAAAGCTCTgggtaataaaagaaaagtaaacattattgaaaatatcaatgttcATGATGAAATTATTACTGACGATTTCATAAAAGCACAaacatttaataaatattttattgagaTTGGCTCCTCATTAACTAATAATATACAGTGCAATACCTCTGGCAATAATTTTACACAGTACTTAAAACGAAATATTCATACTGCATTTTTTAATCCCATCACCCCCggtgaaataataaaaatcacttcTAGCTTTGATAATCAGTCTAGTGCaggttttgatgaaataaatatttcaattgttaaaaAAGTTATACATATCATCTGCTATCCTCTGTGCAATATATTTAACTCTGTTTTATCTATTGGTGTTTTTCCGGATCAATTAAAGATTGGCAAAGTTGTTCCGGTTTTTAAAAATGGATCTCCGGCTAATGTTTCAAACTATAGACCTATATCTGTGTTACCTGTTTTCtcaaaaatgcttgaaaaatgTATATACAATCGCCTCTTATATTTTCTggataaatatgacattattgttAAATCCCAGTATGGATTCCGTCCCGGGCACTCCACATCCTCTGCATTAGCTGATTTAGTTTGTAAAGTCTCAACTGCttttaattataaagaaatattatttggattatttttggaTTTGAGTAAGGCTTTTGACACTTTAGATCAtaatattcttttatataaGTTACAAAATTATGGTATTCGTGGTGTCCTCTTAGATTTATTTgaaagttatttatttaatcgtaaacaatatgtttttattaataattttaaATCCGAATTAGATACAGTAGGATGCGGAGTGCCTCAGGGGTCCATCCTGGGacctttattatttcttatttatataaatgatgtATGCAATATTTCTGAGAATTTACATTTTATcttgtatgctgatgatacaaGTGTTTTTATGTCTGACACAAATATTAATAGTTTAATGGTTAACTTCAATAATGAGTTGTGCAAACTATCTCAGTGGCTTGTTGTAAATAGATtgattttaaatgtaaataaaacTCAATGTATGATATTCAccaataagaaaattaatttcaataacattattattgaaatgaatGGTACTAAAATAAATGTTGCTACGTCTATCAATTTTCTTGGGGTGATTGTGAATATAAACTGTTATGGCATGAGCACATCAATCAAGTTTGTAACAAAGTTTCAAAATGCATTGGCGTACTTTATAGGTTAAAGCATTTCCCACGTAAaattttattgatgatttacaatgctataatTTCACCTCATTTAAActattgcaatattgtatgggCCAATTCTAGAAATTATTCAATGATGAGATTATTCTTATTACAAAAGAAAGCCATAAGAATAGTTTTTCATGCCAATTATCTTGCCCATTCTAAACCAATTTTCAAAGAAttgaagttattgaatatttttgatatgaatgattttaatattgcagttttcatgtttttagtttttaataaaattatacCATCTAGTCtttcaacatttttcaaattGAATTCTGATTTTTACTTGTATAATATGCGAAAGCCTTTAGATTTTCACTTGCCATTTGAGAGAACCAATATTGGTATCAATTCTATATTCTTTAAGGGTCCTAAAATTTGGAATGCATTACCTGATGACATTAAATTAAGTGTATCACTCAATTCTTTCAaacgattattaaaaaaaaaaaattacttataAAATTATCAGGCTTTGTTTGTTCAAGTATCGTGTAGGGTTTGTCTTGgaatattaataatttgtatttttatttatcatcgTTATTTTCTAGTTATTATGTTAAAATGtccattttaaaatgtttgtgcCTACATTTTGGTGGCAGCACTGTATAAGACTTGGTTCTTCTAAGCTGTCTCCACATtcttatattgatattttgtttattactatgtatatttatgtgtttttatgaatgaaataaattgaaattgaaattgaaaaaaacaacttaacaaaatataaaattacttATAATTAAGACCATACTTCATACAACTAAAAACTTTctgacttaaccctaaaaagactagGTTATTTTGGGCCctgtgaaaacttttttttggggggggcatcaAGTGCCACCCCTCCCCATGCGCATTGTGGAGTTATCACGCAGATTGTTGAGGGAGGGGGGCCAAATTGACCCCCGCTGCCCCCAAAGGAAAAGGGTTAAACAGTCTACAAGTTGACATTTACTAAGTCAGGTTTGAACAGTCTACAGTTTGACATTTACTttgtcaattaaaaaacaaaagcagTTGAAGAAAACaacttaacaaaatataattattaagaCCTTACTTCATACAACAAACAACTTTctgacttaaccctaaaaagactacgttatttttttgggggggcatcaagtgccccccccccccccccgagatctcGGCCCAGGATCACTGTGAAACTTTGCAGGTGCGTAAAGCATTGCGTACACTACAAAACAGTGTCATCACTACTGAAGTTGAAGCGAAACAAAGTATAGTTATTGAATGCGGGCTGCAAACTGGCTTCAGATATCAGATAACGAGTCGACTAAACAGCCTACAGTTTGACATTCACTTTGTCAATTAACcgcccccccctccaaaaaaaaagagaaagtttAACAAAACATTTATCAACACAGGAACTTCTCTTAAGCAAAAGTATCTGGAAAGGCAATAAACTTGCTAGCTCACATGAGGACAGTTAGATGTTGGTATTCATTATTGACTCATAGGCTGTCTCGAAGATTCTGAACTCCCTGATCGCACTGCATTTTACAGCTCCTTTCATCTCATAAATGTATGTTTGTAGGAACTCCCACGCACCACAACACTGAGGCTGGTATTCTAGATCCAGGACATACACTGCTTTATAGCATGTATCTACGGCTTTCATTAAGCTACTTTGTTCCAATGCCCGCCTTTCcacaatgatgaaaatttgcACTGGTTTAAGGAGAGACCCAATGACTAGTATGAACGGTTGAGGTCGACTTTCAGGTACAATATCTTCCAGGAACTTGTCTAGTGCAAGGTTTTCCTGAACAGAAgaatgagagaaaaagagaaaaatattcatGCAAAAGAGGTTCAGAACTGGATTGGcaggaaatataattttgatagaTAATTCAAGCCAGGATTACCTTAAGTACAGatcttcaaatgaaaaaaaataaaaatctgaatcAAAATTCATGGAACACACCGTTGACCAAGAGTTACTGACCCTGACCATTGGCTGGTCACATGACATGAGGTGGCTATTTTCCCGAAACAAAACATGTTCAAGTTCAAGCATATTTTATCCATTCTTGATCAGGAACTTGCACTACACGTAGTCCTCTTCGCTGAAAGAAATGACATTTGCTCGATGTGAAGAATGAACTATGTcgatttataaatttattattcatgTCTAGAACAAATCAGGAAGTTGGGACTTTTTTTATTGAACACAAGCCATTTTTATGGGTTCGTGATTCATGTTCCTGATTCTGTCTAagtttgggggggagggggaaagcTGCACACTGTCTAAGTGTTTTTACCGGGTAATTGCACATAAAGAAATGTTCAATTTACGAGAATCACAAAATCAATTCTTGTGAGAGTGGTTATGagaatcaaaatttattttcatggaatttgCATTAAACAGTGTGGGTAACCAGATCAGAATCATACATACAATACAAATGTCTCTCG from the Lytechinus pictus isolate F3 Inbred chromosome 1, Lp3.0, whole genome shotgun sequence genome contains:
- the LOC135155733 gene encoding uncharacterized protein LOC135155733, which codes for MWTNLKIEQDFEVGLLQNVASSRLYQNWSKTATKLIEWCPRIAPYALKDLLAGEDDLEVDELNTEQKNNLAFGLLPVLFPGRRKGKGGRYSTREAQLGFIDVQNENLALDKFLEDIVPESRPQPFILVIGSLLKPVQIFIIVERRALEQSSLMKAVDTCYKAVYVLDLEYQPQCCGAWEFLQTYIYEMKGAVKCSAIREFRIFETAYESIMNTNI